GAAATACCCCACCTCCAATTGACAGCACTAAAAATAAAACCGACAGCACCCAATTAGCAAAAGACAATAAAGATAATGAGAAATACGAGAGTGTTTTGGGCGAACAAAAAATTACAGTTTTTCCAAACCCCACAAAAGGCGAATTGAAAATTGATATTACAAACCTGCCATCAGCAACAACCGGATTAATAATAATTACCGACATGCAGGGACGAGTGATTTACGAAAACAAAAATATTACTTCAACAAACATGCTCGATATTTCAAGTACGTCGGCAGGAAATTATGTGCTGAAAATTATTGTTGATAATAAAACAAAGGAATGGGTACTAATGAAGCAATGAGCAATTAACAATTTAGCAATTCAACAATAAAACATAATGACTATTGACCAATGACTAATAACTATAAGAATATGAGAACAATAAAAAAATATTTAATAGCAGCAGTGCTTTTAAATGCAGGCATAATATATTCGCAGCAATCTTGCCCGAATAACCCCTCTTGCAGTTTGAATACACTATTCAACGATGCTACTTATGTAAGAGAAGCAAGGGATGCTGTTTATCTCGAACCAGGTTTTAGTTATAAACCAACAGGAACAAATAATTTAGCTGTAAGGACGAATGAGAATATTGTTTGTCCTACAAATTATATTCAAAATCCATTTACATCAGGAACCAGACCATTTAATACCAACTTACCTGTTGGAGCAACAGCAGGAAACTTTGGTGTAAATTCCGGAGGTACTGCAAATTATAGTATTCCGATTGCTGTTCCACCTGGAATAAATGGTATGCAGCCAAACATAAGTATTAATTATTCCAGCAATTCAGGCACGGGTATAATGGGTTTGAAATGGGGATTGTCTTGTCTTTCGGCAATAAATGTTGTTGGTAAAAATTTATATAATAATAATAAAATTGAAGGAGTGGATTGCAATTCTCCTTCCAATTATGAAATTGACGGCATGAGATTGGTTAATGCAGGAGGAACTGTGTTTAGAAAAGAATTGGAAGATTTTAGTAAAATAGAGGCAATGAGTACTCAGGGACACGGCTATCAGTATTTTAAAGTTACCACAAAAGACGGAATGGTGCTT
This sequence is a window from Bacteroidales bacterium. Protein-coding genes within it:
- a CDS encoding T9SS type A sorting domain-containing protein, coding for MKKLILTIIILLAITAVKSQNDYQYSYDVAGNRTCRAVIVLRNTPPPIDSTKNKTDSTQLAKDNKDNEKYESVLGEQKITVFPNPTKGELKIDITNLPSATTGLIIITDMQGRVIYENKNITSTNMLDISSTSAGNYVLKIIVDNKTKEWVLMKQ